One window of the Candidatus Edwardsbacteria bacterium RifOxyA12_full_54_48 genome contains the following:
- a CDS encoding spore coat protein, with the protein MKGVILAGGLGTRLRPLTSITNKHLLPVYDRPMIYYPIQTLVQAGINDIMLVTGGNAAGDFLRLLGNGEEFGLKHINYTYQKREGGIAEALGLCRHFVGHDKVVVMLGDNILDGSIKKAVGDFQKQESGAKIFLKTVANPREYGVAEVKGRLVKNIVEKPRNPKSNYAVIGIYMYDPQVWDILKTLKPSGRGELEITDVNNAFIKKGQMTYEIIKGWWGDAGSSIEDLWVVNQFIGQKAKNKK; encoded by the coding sequence ATGAAAGGCGTAATTTTGGCCGGCGGGTTGGGAACCCGCCTGCGCCCGCTGACCAGCATCACCAATAAGCACCTGCTGCCGGTGTACGACCGTCCCATGATCTATTATCCCATCCAGACCCTGGTGCAGGCCGGGATCAACGACATCATGCTGGTGACCGGGGGAAATGCGGCCGGGGATTTCCTGCGCCTGCTGGGGAACGGCGAGGAGTTCGGCCTCAAGCACATCAACTACACCTACCAGAAGCGCGAGGGCGGGATCGCCGAGGCTTTGGGGCTGTGCCGCCATTTCGTGGGCCATGACAAGGTGGTGGTGATGCTGGGGGACAACATCCTGGACGGATCCATCAAAAAGGCGGTGGGCGATTTTCAGAAGCAGGAATCCGGTGCCAAGATATTCCTGAAGACGGTGGCCAACCCCAGGGAATACGGAGTGGCCGAGGTCAAGGGCCGGCTGGTGAAGAACATCGTGGAGAAACCCAGGAACCCCAAGAGCAATTACGCCGTGATCGGCATCTACATGTATGATCCCCAGGTGTGGGACATCCTGAAGACCCTGAAGCCGTCGGGCCGGGGCGAGCTGGAGATCACCGATGTCAACAACGCCTTCATCAAAAAAGGCCAGATGACCTACGAGATCATCAAGGGCTGGTGGGGCGACGCCGGATCGTCCATCGAGGACCTGTGGGTGGTCAACCAGTTCATAGGACAAAAGGCCAAGAATAAAAAATGA
- a CDS encoding dTDP-4-dehydrorhamnose reductase codes for MKILVTGAKGMLGADLCRELAGGHQVTGIDVQEVDLVSADAIERLVGYDPEIILHCAAMTNVDGCEKDPDAAYAVNGRGTRNVALAARQLDIPMLYISTDFVFDGKKGEPYCEWDQPSPLGHYGRSKLDGENSVRELLKKFYIVRTSWLYGKQGRNFISTILAKAKEAGTIKVVNDQVGSPTYARDLCRALARLIASDKYGTYHLSNSGACSWYDFARKAVEMSGIKSAVSPIASSEYPTPTTRPSYSVLRNFCWERTFGETLRPWEEGLRDYLKETGDIK; via the coding sequence ATGAAGATTTTAGTCACCGGGGCCAAAGGGATGCTGGGCGCCGACCTGTGCCGCGAGCTGGCTGGCGGCCACCAGGTGACCGGCATCGATGTCCAGGAGGTTGATCTGGTCAGCGCGGATGCGATCGAAAGGCTTGTCGGGTACGACCCCGAAATCATTCTGCACTGCGCCGCCATGACCAACGTGGACGGCTGCGAAAAGGACCCCGATGCCGCCTATGCCGTCAACGGGCGGGGCACCAGAAATGTAGCGTTGGCAGCCCGGCAGCTTGATATCCCAATGCTGTACATCAGCACCGACTTCGTGTTCGACGGCAAAAAAGGCGAACCCTATTGCGAATGGGACCAGCCCAGCCCGTTGGGGCATTACGGAAGATCCAAACTGGACGGCGAGAATTCCGTCAGGGAGCTGTTGAAAAAATTCTACATCGTCCGCACCTCCTGGCTGTATGGTAAGCAGGGCCGCAATTTCATCAGCACCATCCTGGCTAAGGCAAAAGAGGCCGGAACGATAAAGGTGGTCAATGACCAGGTGGGATCGCCCACCTATGCCCGGGACCTGTGCCGGGCCCTTGCCCGCCTGATCGCCAGCGACAAATACGGCACCTACCACCTGTCAAACTCGGGAGCCTGCAGCTGGTACGATTTTGCCAGGAAGGCGGTGGAAATGTCCGGGATCAAGTCCGCGGTGTCGCCAATTGCTTCCTCTGAATATCCCACCCCGACCACCCGGCCTTCGTATTCTGTGTTGCGGAATTTTTGCTGGGAAAGGACCTTCGGGGAAACATTGAGGCCCTGGGAGGAAGGTTTAAGGGACTATCTCAAGGAAACCGGGGATATCAAATAA